The following nucleotide sequence is from Zea mays cultivar B73 chromosome 1, Zm-B73-REFERENCE-NAM-5.0, whole genome shotgun sequence.
CGACGACGAGAAGCGCCTCTCGTCCCTGTATCTCCAGCTGCTCGCCCGGCTCCTGCTCTTCGTGTCCCTGGATCTCCAGCTGCTCCTACTCTTGATGTCCGGCTCCATTTTCCTTGGCCTGTCCTCGACCTTCTCAGAGACGTTGCGCTGCCGCTTCTCGTCATCAGCATCAGCTTCTCGGTAGTAGCCTGGGTGCTTGCGTTTCGCATCTCCTGTCTGCCCGCTCCTGACGCGATCGCCGCCGGCATTGGAAACGACAGGAGGCATCTTCTCGTCCGAGATCTTGGGGGTATCAGCTAGTAGAACGGCTGTCTCAGGCCTCTGCACCTGCTGCGGACGCATCCGGGGAGTGGACGGAGGAGCGGCCAACACCGTGGTGTCCAACACGCCGCCTTGCGCCCACTTGATTAAGATGCCGCGCGCGAGGGCGCGCACCTTCCCGGCCTCGTGGCTCAGCAGGCCTTCGACGGCCTTGTCCACGCCGGTGGTGGTCAGCATGGTCGTCGTCACCGGGACCACATGCAGCGTCAAAAGCGCCTCGGTCATGGCCGCGTCGAGCAGCCGGCAGAGCCCCTTGACTCGATCGGCGTCGTCGTCCGCGGCATCGCAGAGCATCTCCACCAGCTCGCTCCTCAGTTGCCGGAACTTGTCCCGGGAGCGGGCCCCAGTGGCGGTCTCTATGGCGGTGTCGATGGCAGCGAACGCCGGGAAGAAGGGCTTCCACCGGCGGAGCGCCATCACCGCTGCGCGTTTGGATTGGCTGCAGCCTGCAGGGAACCGATGCGCGCTCGCCAACTATCGATGGGGGTATGGGGCAGGACGCAGGACTGTGAAACTGTATTGGTTGAAGCGTAATACCACGCCGCAGGTCtcttgtttatatagtgccaaaGGCCAGGCGATCGACATGTACAGGATCTATCTATAGCTAATAGCAACTACCTgaaggtattcaatggataatcatCGGGAATGGATAATCACTAGGAGCATCTATATATCACCGTAACAGACAGGAACATCTTCCATCTTCAATTCCAACAAGGACGACGGGCTTTATATCCATCGTCACGAACAAGAATCCAACTGATGAGGAGATTGGTTGTTCGATTCGAACGCGATCAGGCATTCAGTTATGCCCCTCTCGGTGATCCCATCCTAGGCAGTCAGAATAAATGATTAATTTATATCTGCATTTGTCCAAACCTCTGTTTGCTACTGTGCAGTTTTCAACACTGGAGATTGTCTAAAACTGAATTTTAAAACCGACTCCAAATGGGTAGTGCGCGAGGCTGGTTGAAGACTGGTGCCGACGAGGGCAGCGACATCGCAGACCGGAGCACACCACTGGATGGACAAACGGCGACCGGTAGCGGACCATCAGCACCGAGAGAACCTGCCACCAAGAGGTGCTACAACGCATCTACGATGGAAAAGGATTCATCAACGCATCTACGCTCGCTTGGCGCCTTGAGCCTTGCCTGCCGATGGAGCTCCAAATTCCATGAGAGTTAGGGACAGGGAGTAGCGCTAAGATAGAGCAGGGATAATGGGCTTCGGTGAGCGACGAACAACGGCGAGCTTGAGAGCAAGAGAGGAGCGCTTAGTGGCGGAGTGGCGTGGTTCACTGCCGATGGACAGGAGAGTGGGGAGCGTTCCTGGGATAGAGAAGAGAGTGATTGAGTTCACGGAAAGGAGAGGGGGCGATAACGTCCAAACTCCAGAGAGTGAATCGACTAGATGTGTAGTGTTTGGTTCGGTGTCAACAAGGGATGGGATGGGATCAACCCTGTACTGATCCCGTCCCTTATTTTTTGAGGGATGGTCTCATCCACCATTTTTGAAGAATATTCCTTGACCCTCACTCTGAAACTCAAAACTAAATGTGTGTCAAGTTAGAATGATCTCATCCCATCCCTCTTCATCTTTCATCGTCCCTCTATCCAAACACTAAGCACAACATGTGATTTGGGCTTGAAGAGAGAGAGCCTAGGTCCTATTTTTTGGAAGCGACAATGGCACAGTTCTGTAGTTGAAGCAAGCAACGTTAGCGAGAATGCCGTTGGCGAATGATGCACACTACTCTTGCTTCTTTGTGTTTCATCGCCCCATTGATTTCCATCTGTTTACACCTTATATATACTTGTTTTGTATATACTTGTGTTTTACCTTATTATTAAGATTTGTCAGCATGATTTCAGTTCCCTCCTAATGTTTCATCAAATTTGGTACCCTCCCGCTCCTAATATTGTAGTCACATTAAGCACAATTCAATTTCTGCATGACTGAGGATAATTTCGTACCTTGGTAGACAGAGCCTTTGAAGGACTTCTGAAACTTAATGTTGTTCGTTATTTTGCTGAATATGGCTTGTTTGAGATGATCTAACTTCTGTATTTGCTGAATGTGGCATGTTGGATATGCTCTAGCTACCACCGATTGGAattaggtgttgtttggtttaTATATTTGTAACGTGAACGGTAACTGATAACGTTAAACCATGTTTTTTATGTCCAATCGTAATCAGATACTACACTAGAAACTGATATCGTCTTATTCAAACTTATTACAGCTTAAAAACGAGTGTAAATTGTTACCATTGTCATTTGCGTtgcatttcgtgaaccaaacgatATCTTAGAGTAATGTGTGTCCTAGTCCGCATGGAGGATAGAGCTTCATTTTGCCAACAAGAAAAGGTGGGGAAGGCGGCAAGTTCATGACTATAAAGCCTAGGTTGTTGTGGCCTGATTGCCAGCATTTTGATGTTGCAGCTGGGCTATTAGAATTGAATTGTTCAGATTAGCGGCTACTACGTTCACGACTTGCACTTTTTTCTTGTTCAAAGTAGCTGTGTGGTACATGTTTATGTGCAACCCTGGGAGAAGATTAACAGTTTTAGCATGCCTGTACGTGAGCTGAAAAATGCACTCCATCTTACTAAACCCTTGTTCAAAGTAGCAGATAGGCCAATTTGGATCGTGCAGTACATGTTTATGTGTGAGGCTGGGGAGAAGAGTAAGATATTTCACGCCGGTACAGCAGTGCCATTGTTGGGTGAATGAGGTTGTGTAATTTAGGCATTTCCTGTTAGATTCTATGGTGCCTAGGATCGATTCATAAGCCCCTTGAATACCAATCTGTAACTGTAAATACTTGATGATGAGTAGATCTGTTTTACTGAACGAATCAAACCCATCTACTGTCCTAACTGGAAAAGGACCACAAATATCTGTATCAATAATTTCTAACACTCTCGTACTGTGTTTATCATTTTTCTTAGTCTGCTTCGCAAATTTACCCTTAATGCAATCTCTATAGTACTGGGCTATTAGGACTGAACTGTTCAGATTAGCGACTACTAAGTTCAAGGCTTGCACATTTTTCTTGTTCAAAGTAGTTGTGCGGTATAGGTTTGTGTGCAACACTAGGAGAAGATTAACAGATTTGGCATGCCTGTACGTGAGCTAAAAAATGCACTCCACCTTACTATACCCTTGTTCAAAGTAGCAGATAGGCCAATTTTGGATCGTAAAGTACAGGTTTATGAGCAAGCCTGGGGGAGAACAATAACATATTTCACGCCGATACAATAGTCCCATTGTTGGGTGAATGAGGTTGTGTAATTTGGGCATTTCCTGTTAGATTCTATGGTGCCTAGGATCGATTCCTAAGCCCCTAGAATACCAATCCGCAACTAGAAATCTTCGATGATGAGTAGATCTGTTCTACTGAGAGGAATAAGGAAACATACTTTCGTTGTTGTTGTTAACGCGTCCCATGAGATGGTGGTGGAGAGTTGTTGCTGTCGCCGGCCTCACCTCCATTGCCCTTGTAGAAGAACAACAAGCACCGAGATCCGAGCCGCCGTTGGTCGTCACACTTATGGTCACTCCGACACCTAGGCGATGAAACCTCTGTGGGGATTAGGGTTTCTAGGCGTGGTACTAGCGTTGGCTTTATATAGTGCTGTGTGAGTGGGGGCTCCAACCGAGGTTAGCCTGGGCTCTCCCAATCAAGGGCCTAATTAAAGAGACGATTAGTTGGTTGAGCCCAATCTAGTCTGTATATATCGGTTGTAGGGGACACACCCAACAATCTCCTCTTTGTTCTCTACATTTCTTATACTCAACTTTTATAGATtccatccatcaacaagtttacACATAGAGTCCAATGCATGACAATGACCAAttaagggcccgtttggcaaagctccagctcctgcttctttagctccagatcctgatcctcgtgaggagctgatcctcctgaTTCTCAGAATCATTTTCAAAACCGTTTGGCAAGTAAATTGATTCTTGTCTTCTGACAGTTGGTGGTCTGTGGCGATTGTCTGTTTTACCTTTTGCAgttcaactttgttacaaactaataagtaggatgcatatacgggaaaaaaatatgaaacaataacatatacaatattcccatcatagtagtgcataaaatggtctcaaatgtttaatccataaattggctcgttatgtttttgtccaatggcaattgcgggtaatttcgatcaaactttatggggaggtccatatttggttggttgaggagctgttttaagggagggtggagcaggtttttttagatcccacctttcttcacaaaaacgactcccgatctttcggctccacacgagaatcagtttaAAAAATACCCGTTTGGCACGGTTCCTGTagatcctcgcttagaatcaggagctggagctgtgccaaacgggccctaagtATCACCGCACTCATTGACTTCAACATGTTCCCCTTCTTTATAACGAATAGATACTTTACTAGGTTGCAATCTGTAGCCCATGTGATTCAAGATCATAGGCACTCCGTTAAATCCATGCTGGTTACGTGTTGTCTTAACACGTTGGGTGGAAGGCCTTTTATGAGCAGATCCGCTAGCATCTTCTATCTACTGTTAAGATCAACTTTTATGGTTTGATCCTGAATCTTCTCCTTAACAACATAACACTAAATGTCAATGAACTTGGTAGCGCCACTTGACTTGTTGTTATAGGAGTAAAATACTATTGTCTCATTATCACAGTAAATTCACAGTGGTCTTTCTATGCTATGAACCACTTTTCTGGGTATGAATTTGTGCATCTATAGTGCCTGCCCATTTGCCTCATACATGGCTACAAACTCAGCGTGCATTGTCGATGATGCTCTCACTGTTTGTTTGCACCTCTTCCAAGAAATAACTTCCCTAGAGAGTGTACATACCCCAAAGTAGACTTTAGTGTAATCTTTACAACCTCCTTAGTCAGAATCTGCATAGCCAACTATTTGTAGGGATCTAGATCTTCTGTATGTTAGCATGAGACCTTTTAGTACCTTCTAGGTACCTTAGAGCCTTCTTAACAGCTTTACAATGTTCTATGCCTGGATTGATCTCATATCTCCCAAGCATCTCGATTGTTAATTCTAAGTCAGGGCAAATACATATTTGAGCATACATAAAGCTTCCGATAGTAGAAGCATATGGTATTGACTTCATCTGATCCTTGTGACACTAATTTTGGAGACACTGATGATTCCCAAACTTATCACCCTTGACTATTGGCGTAGGCATGGCCTTACAGTGATACAAATTGTACCTCTTCAGTACATTTTCTATGTATGACTTCTGTAAGAGTCCTAATACTCCCTAATGTctatttctatgaattttatttCTATAACATAGGCTTCTCCCATGTCTTTCATTTCAACTCTCTAATAGTCCGATCAAACTTGATGTACCACGGTCTAGAGGCTAGTTTTAATCCATAAATGAAGCTCCATAAGTGACATCCCATGTGTTCTTTGTCACTCACGACAAAACCCTTTGGTTGTGCCATGAACACATTTTCTGCTAACTCATAatttaggaatgttgtctttacatccatctaatGGAGCTCTAGATCAAAATGGGCCACTATTGACATATTGATCCATAATGAATCTTTTGTTGAGACATGTGAGAAGGTTTCATGGTAGTCAATGCCTTCTCTCTGTGTGAACCCCTCGGCCACATGTCTAGCCTTGTATCTTTCTACATTCCCTTTAGAGTCACGCTTGGTATTGTTGACCCACTTACAGCCTATTGTTTTGGCTCCTTGGGGAATGACCTCTAAGCCCCAAACTTTGTTCATTCTCATGGATTCTAATTCATCTTCCATGGCTAAAATCCATTTGGATGAATTTGGACTTATCATAACTTATTCATATGTAGTGGGATCATCTTCTGTATCAATGTCTTTACTAACATATATATCATTAGTTTCTATGTCTACATCAGACTTAAACTGTTTAAACTTGTCTAAAACTTCTGATCTTTGCTAAATAGGATAAATGTAACCATAGCGAGAGTAGTCATCTATGAAGGTTATGAACGAATCAAACCCATCTTCTGTCCTAACTGGAAAAGGTCCACATATATTTGTATGAATAATTTCTAACAATCTCGTACTGTGCTTAGCACTTTTCTTAATCTGCTTCGCAAATTTACCCTTAATGCAATCTCTATAATTCTTTAAGTCCGTAATGTCTAAGGGATGGAGAATTTGTTAGCTCTATTCTCGCCCTCGAAATATGGGTCAAACGATAGAGCCATAATTTCGACGATGATTCTCCATCACCTCGTTTTCTTTTCTTGCCACTATTGTCTAGATCGTTTTCTAGTGTTTCTAAGACATTAAATACATCACTCTGCGAAAGTAAATAAAGGATGTCTTGTCAGACTATgagactaacatctttataaccaaacTGAATAATGCACGATGTTTGTCACTGTGTGCCACCGAAGTGACAATGGATGTGTTGATCATCTAATCTTGAAACTGAAGTTAAATGTCTGCTTACTTTCTGTTAGACACTGTAATTGTTTTCTAGCCCTGTGGGAGCCTTAGGCTTGTACGGAATTCCTTTCTGTGGTAGGTACTGCACTGGGCTCTTTCTATTGTAATGCCCTGTCTTATTGTAGTAGAGGTAGGTGTAAGTGGAAAATGAGGAACTGTCTAACTGCTTCAGCTGGCTGTTGCTTGTAAAAGCCTGGTGATCATGCTTCATTTGTTTCTTAAACGTTTTCTTAGAGTTCTTGTTCTATTTGGGGATATTGACTTTTGGCAAGGTTGATAGAGTCACCTTTTTGACTCTTCAACCTTTCCTCCTCTTGGACACACTATTCCATGAATTGATCTGTATTGCACTTGTCCTTTACACGATGTTATACTAAATATAAAGTGTCTCATACTCTGGAATAGCACCCATAAAAGGGCCCTTGATGAGGCTCTTATTGTGATCAAGTACTTTACATTTGGATCTTTTCCACTTGACCTTATCGATGCTATATTGGAACATCTTATGGTCATACTGATGTGAGCCCACTATAGGCTCAGTGGGTTTCTGAAACCGCAAGGAGTAAACTATCTCACCCATTGTAGTCATCATCTGAATCTTTTCCCACCATAACTGGTAATTAATACCATTTAGTGATTTATTCTGTTCTATCTTACCAACTAGTATGCTAGTATGTGCACTTTTGTaatataaaatagaaaatatTTAGGACAACTGAACTGAAATACTGAATCATCGTTGGATGATCCAGAAAATATAAACTTCTGTTGAAAATGTGGTAACAATATCTAACGTATTTTTAAAATATTCAATTACCACATTTTTTTGAATTCTATGCAATTTAAATAATAATTAATCCATGATGGTTTCATAATTAACTGAAAATTGCATAAAAT
It contains:
- the LOC109943790 gene encoding uncharacterized protein encodes the protein MALRRWKPFFPAFAAIDTAIETATGARSRDKFRQLRSELVEMLCDAADDDADRVKGLCRLLDAAMTEALLTLHVVPVTTTMLTTTGVDKAVEGLLSHEAGKVRALARGILIKWAQGGVLDTTVLAAPPSTPRMRPQQVQRPETAVLLADTPKISDEKMPPVVSNAGGDRVRSGQTGDAKRKHPGYYREADADDEKRQRNVSEKVEDRPRKMEPDIKSRSSWRSRDTKSRSRASSWRYRDERRFSSSTRHSHRRV